ACGCTCACCTTCAGAAAGCCCTCTTTTGGGATCTGCAATTGTTACAGCGTCGTGAGAAGATCCTCTCCTCATTATGATCCTCTTTAATCACCTCTCCGTCTTACAAAATAGGCGCCCACTCGTCGCATCATTGCAGGTTGTCCAGTAGATTATTGTGACTGACATGCTTCCATAGCATATACATATTCGAATTCGATTGGCTCACAAGGATCAATTATTTGTATTGAATTGACGGAGCGTTCGACTCTGAACAATGCTGATTTGTATCACGTGATCCATAGATTTGGTTTTAATGGAAATTCCATTTTTGACATTGATGAATCCAGATGAATGTTCCAAATGAGAATGAGATCTGGAACATTTGTCAATCAGAAGAAGAAACATCAATGAGCCAATATCCATTAATCCAGACCTTGTCGCCAAGCATAAACCGAACAGGTTGTCGAAAAATAGGTCCATCGAAGACAAATGTATGGTACTCGCCCATTTCTCCGCAGTAGGTTAGATCCTTTCCAAAATGATCAGCCCTCAACCTATCAAGCAGGTCAATCCATTTCTCATCGACATTTATGCCGAGACATTCTTCACCAAAGAATTTGGAATTCGCAGAGACGATTAAGGCCTTGAATCCCGATCGAATAAAATCTATCAACAACTGTTTTTGATCAATATTCCATAAAGGGAAATGAGCTTGCAATCCTACATCTGCGCAAACCCTCTCGCACCACCGCCTATTTTGCTCAATATCGATATCACCGAAAATAATACCTCTTATACCCATTGACTTAAGTTCTTTGAGAGAGTGCTTGAACTGGACTTCGTAATCATCGCCATCGACTTCCACTTGTTTCAAGTCAAATCCGATGCATTCGGATTGCATCCGGATAAGTGATGCTCTTAATCCATGGAAGGCCACCCTGCCACTTTCCTTCCTATATGTGTTAAGGAGATATTTTACATCAAATCCAAGCTGTAAACATTTCCAGAGCGCATAACAGCTGTCCTTTCCACCGCTCCATGAGCATGCAAACACGAATGTGAAATGGAAGAAACCATAATCATAATTTCGTTACGAGAGAGGCGATAAATGAGATTAGCACGGAAAATAGTAAATTTAGCTGCTAGCCTTTGTGCGAAATGAATCTTATCTCCAGATTTTAGAAATTGCATCTCTGGCATATTTGTTTTTTTTAATAATATTAAGAAAAATCTCGTTTTCTTTGTGTGATGCGGAATCGCTCAAGGAAATTTCGAAAGTAAGCTCCATGCGATCTTCACTCTGACGATGCTTCCAAACCATGACAATTATATACCATGGCCAAAGCCCGCATATCCACGTTATCAATGGATTCGATTAATGACATCAATTCAAAAAGATCGAAAGCTTCTACCACACCTACGCTTCCGATATCTTTCGTATGTGCAACCTTGTACCTGATATCGAGAACCGAAAGTCTAGATGCAAAAATTCTGATAATTGGTGTGGATATCCTCGTTTCTATTACTGGACATGTCGAAAGTTGAGGACAACAATCAATGTGCAGTATCATAACGAGGATATAACTGAGCAGTATGATTCATGGCGCTCTTCCACGGACGAATGTACATCTGCTGGGAGATTAGCAAATAAATTACTGAAAAAGTGACTATAAGACTAGGCATTTAATTTCTTCTATTTCGTAAAATTCGCAGTAAATTTTGCGAGAAAATAGCCGCTTATCATTGTACCATCAGATCGGGAAATTAGCTGCCGTCATCACTTTAAATAAGACATCAAAACATCATTGGACAATAAATAAACTCCAGTTGAAAAACTTCTGCAAAATTCGCCGATGTGATTAGTGAACGTAACTTTTTCGAGCGAGTACGCGGACTCGCGGTTTCCATCAACAACGTGAATTAATGCCTTTGTTCTCATTGCATTGATTACCTTTTTTTAGGTGAAGCGCTACAAGCTCAAAAAATGAGGGGGTGCAATATTTTATTGAGTACACCTCTGACGAAGTCGCCAATGCAAAATTTGAGATTCAAAACTGAAATAACTAATGGCAAAACCCAAATTCTCCACACAAATCCAGTGCAGAAAATGTTTTGTTTATTGATTGCTCGACATGTTTGCAATACTCGGATTCATTAATGTGTAGTGGAATCTCTTTAGGCGACGCGGATAATGCTATGGGATTTTTTGCGTTATTCCAAATAATCTATTGATATTTTTCCTTTTGAGAGTGCCAAATTTTTTGAGAGCATTCCAGCCTCCAGCCATGCCGCATTTATAACCCCAGCTGGACACAGACAAGTCGAGCTCATTTTTGCCTTCTTAAAGCATTCCCATATTCGACTATTTGGTTTGTCTGCTATGTCTGTCAAAGTTAATCTGCCGAGCATTTCAATAAACTCTCTGACATTATTGCAGTCAGTTTCCACTTCAATTTCAAAATCTCCGTCATCATTTTGTTTGACTGAGATAACAGTTGACTTACCGCAGACGCTCATGTTGACACGCACCTTAGACACCATCTTTTCACCACGAATTTCCGTCAGGTATTTTCAAAAAAATTGAAATATCCTACCATTACTTAATTCTATTGTAACTGCCAAAATAGTAACGCCGTTTCGGCAAATTATGCTGTAATGGCCGGTGATGATGTTATATGACGATTCAAAATTGGATGCTCGAAGAGAGGCTTCCCTGCATTGCTGACGGTAGAAAGATAAGAGTCAGATATCGACTTGAAGGAAATATATGCGTACTTTTGCCATACCTCGCGAGTGATAAACCAAATTCTAGTTTTGATGAGGATGCTGGTGTGCTTTCCTACAAATATGGACAAAGAGTAATTTCAATTGATAGGTATGGCCGTGTCGGAATCACTCAATTGACTGACCTAGAAGAGGCCGAATCAGTCATTAAGGAGATAGCCGCTTGGATTAATGATGTTGAGAGAAGGAAGGATAAGATCGATCCACTGGGTTACAAGAAAAGGAAACGAGTGACAGTAGTTGATATTCTTAGATTGATGCCAAGGACAAATTGTGGAAAATGCAGGTACCCAACATGTTTAGCTTTCGTCGTTGACCTTTTAGAAGATAAGGTGCGACTTGAATCGTGCGAGGTCCTCAAAGATCGTAAATACATTGATGCCAGAAAAAGCGTTGCGAAGTTGCTCCTTGATGCCGGCTTGGATGGTGAGTCTAAATGACTACTAGTAAATTCGTTTTAAGAAAGCTCTGCTCTGGGATTGAAGAATATGAAGCGACGCCACATGAACCCATGAAAATAGATTTGGCGGCCCTCGAATCGCGTATAAAAGAAAGAGGGATTGGAGAGACTTCACTCTCACCGGTTTTCTTGCTTCTGCTTATGGAGAAAAATGGAGCAGTCTGTCACATATACTCAAATGGGAAAATCCTCATCAAAGCAAACTTGAGAGAAGAAGCATTAGAGGCTTGCGAATTAATCTACAATGTTGCTGAAGGCTACATGAACTGTCAAATAGATACCTGATGCCAAGTTCTAGCTATAAGAAAAGCCAGGATTGCACTTGCCCACTCACCCAATAGATCGCTGTGCACGAGGCGATTGAAACGGCGATGAGTTTGACGAAATATCTCAAGCATCCAATTAACACCTTGAGGTACGTTACCAATTCAGTATTATCCTCTTGGGCTGAGCTTTTATCTACGATCTATCAATTTGATATTCTTTTAGTTTCCCCATAGCTTTTCTTAATCCAATCAGACCATTGACAACGGATTGCACACGCACCCAGGGAATGCCAACATACATTT
The nucleotide sequence above comes from Methanomassiliicoccales archaeon. Encoded proteins:
- a CDS encoding (Fe-S)-binding protein, producing MTIQNWMLEERLPCIADGRKIRVRYRLEGNICVLLPYLASDKPNSSFDEDAGVLSYKYGQRVISIDRYGRVGITQLTDLEEAESVIKEIAAWINDVERRKDKIDPLGYKKRKRVTVVDILRLMPRTNCGKCRYPTCLAFVVDLLEDKVRLESCEVLKDRKYIDARKSVAKLLLDAGLDGESK
- a CDS encoding diphthine--ammonia ligase — its product is MFACSWSGGKDSCYALWKCLQLGFDVKYLLNTYRKESGRVAFHGLRASLIRMQSECIGFDLKQVEVDGDDYEVQFKHSLKELKSMGIRGIIFGDIDIEQNRRWCERVCADVGLQAHFPLWNIDQKQLLIDFIRSGFKALIVSANSKFFGEECLGINVDEKWIDLLDRLRADHFGKDLTYCGEMGEYHTFVFDGPIFRQPVRFMLGDKVWINGYWLIDVSSSD